A region of Drosophila mauritiana strain mau12 chromosome 3L, ASM438214v1, whole genome shotgun sequence DNA encodes the following proteins:
- the LOC117139087 gene encoding uncharacterized protein LOC117139087 gives MTQLSEIALDSHFASQLRSLQSYSKEHPVSQDDHDISQRWMQHFQNAKGLDKFARNCMLLMMFDQLRDLGHLSKPFTDLKNLIRPMDDLLNEYHGTTTMEEGRLSPVEDIQDSDTNVSNYGSGSSGFSPGMPYPISTNEFESIKRSNQDLLKEIDSLHSRTVETEKLYLSKSQILEKQIAEKSAGAKTKLPQEGIYQSCRAACQLLKNWPGESVRLNFLATCLEPFLQNDMITSLQVSELDLSLENTLNAMVKRACSRRDDNVRMLYDQILCQEKNDLKEKEDKVRRLQESTRLERQRLRALAEDLKRRENFIWRHQAVATLAIAGLSSNDQRSPSSTNLKCESCLKEMSIRKGHMDPIGRSSKGDFVDLEKLSDALSDMSIDKW, from the coding sequence ATGACTCAGTTAAGCGAGATCGCCCTGGACAGCCACTTTGCCTCCCAGCTGCGCAGCCTGCAGTCGTATTCCAAGGAGCACCCTGTCAGCCAAGATGACCACGACATTAGCCAGCGTTGGATGCAGCACTTCCAAAACGCCAAGGGTTTGGACAAATTCGCCCGCAACTGcatgctgctgatgatgttcGATCAGTTGCGAGATCTTGGCCACTTGAGCAAACCCTTCACCGATCTGAAGAACTTGATTCGCCCCATGGACGATTTGCTGAACGAGTACCATGGGACGACCACTATGGAGGAGGGGCGGCTGTCGCCGGTTGAAGATATCCAGGACTCGGACACCAATGTCTCCAACTATGGCAGTGGCAGTAGTGGTTTCTCCCCTGGGATGCCCTATCCCATTTCCACGAACGAGTTCGAGAGCATTAAGCGGTCTAACCAGGATCTGCTTAAGGAAATCGACTCGCTGCACTCTCGCACGGTGGAAACGGAAAAGCTGTACCTTAGCAAGAGCCAAATTCTGGAGAAGCAGATTGCCGAGAAGTCGGCGGGGGCCAAAACGAAACTTCCTCAGGAGGGTATCTATCAATCCTGCCGTGCGGCCTGCCAGCTTCTGAAAAATTGGCCAGGCGAGTCAGTGCGACTCAATTTTCTGGCCACCTGCCTGGAGCCCTTTCTGCAGAACGATATGATCACCAGTTTGCAGGTCTCCGAGTTGGATCTCAGTTTGGAGAATACTCTGAATGCCATGGTGAAACGGGCCTGCTCGCGAAGGGACGACAATGTGCGCATGCTATATGACCAAATTTTGTGCCAGGAAAAGAACGACCTGAAGGAGAAGGAGGACAAGGTGCGACGATTACAGGAATCCACGAGGCTGGAGCGCCAAAGATTGCGAGCTCTCGCCGAGGACTTGAAGCGGCGAGAGAATTTCATTTGGAGGCACCAGGCCGTCGCCACACTGGCAATTGCAGGGCTTTCCTCCAATGACCAACGCAGTCCCAGTTCCACTAACTTAAAGTGTGAGTCATGTCTTAAAGAAATGTCCATTAGGAAAGGACATATGGATCCCATAGGCAGGAGCAGCAAAGGTGATTTCGTGGATCTGGAAAAGTTATCAGACGCACTGAGCGATATGTCCATAGACAAATGGTAA
- the LOC117139090 gene encoding vitelline membrane protein Vm26Ab, with protein MKFLAVCFFAVVAVAAAKPGIVAPLAAAPLAYTAPAVVGSAAYVAPYASSYTAHSVAHSAAFPAAYTAPVAAAYTAPVAAAYTAPVAAAYAAPIAAPYTRLATPYAAAYTSPLAYSSPYVATAAAPLLLKK; from the exons ATGAAATTC CTGGCCGTCTGCTTCTTCGCTGTTGTGGCCGTGGCTGCTGCCAAGCCCGGAATTGTGGCTCCTCTGGCCGCCGCTCCTCTGGCCTACACCGCTCCGGCTGTGGTGGGCAGTGCCGCCTACGTGGCTCCCTACGCCTCCAGCTACACCGCCCACTCGGTGGCCCACAGCGCCGCCTTCCCAGCTGCCTACACCGCTCCCGTTGCCGCCGCCTACACCGCTCCCGTTGCCGCCGCTTATACCGCTCCAGTGGCCGCTGCCTATGCCGCTCCCATCGCTGCTCCCTACACCCGACTTGCCACGCCCTACGCCGCCGCCTACACCTCGCCCCTGGCCTACAGCTCTCCCTATGTGGCCACTGCTGCCGCTCCTCTGCTGCTGAAGAAGTAA